The following are encoded together in the Malaya genurostris strain Urasoe2022 chromosome 3, Malgen_1.1, whole genome shotgun sequence genome:
- the LOC131436282 gene encoding 4-hydroxyphenylpyruvate dioxygenase translates to MTTYSDKGPKPNGGKFLCFDHLSFYVGNAKQAASYYTTRMGFAELAYQGLETGNRKLAKHVVRQNKITFVFISAYEPENTELGAHLVRHGDGVKDVAFEVEDLDVIIKRAKERGATMVRDIWEESDEFGKVRFATVKTYGDTQHTFVERKNYRGVFLPGYKAPLYDDALGKILSPTNLDFVDHVVGNQPDLQMESTAAWYEKVLMFHRFWSVDDSQIHTEYSALRSIVMTNYEETVKMPINEPAKGKKKSQIEEYVDYYGGAGVQHIALNTSNIILAIQNLRARGMHFLSVPDTYYDQLRKRLALSNIKIIEDMNVLQKLNILIDYDENGYLLQIFTKNMQDRPTLFLEVIQRRNHNGFGAGNFKALFEAIEADQEKRGNL, encoded by the exons ACCACCTATTCCGACAAAGGTCCAAAACCGAACGGCGGCAAATTTTTATGTTTTGATCATCTCTCCTTCTACGTTGGTAATGCCAAACAAGCGGCTAGCTACTACACCACCCGAATGGGTTTTGCTGAACTGGCGTACCAAGGACTGGAGACTGGTAACCGAAAACTTGCAAAACATGTAGTTCGGCAAAACAAAATCACCTTTGTATTCATCTCGGCATATGAACCGGAAAACACCGAGCTAGGAGCTCATCTGGTTCGTCACGGTGATGGTGTGAAGGATGTAGCTTTCGAAGTCGAAGATCTGGATGTGATTATAAAGCGTGCTAAGGAACGAGGTGCCACCATGGTGCGAGATATTTGGGAAGAGAGTGACGAATTCGGAAAGGTTCGATTTGCAACCGTCAAAACCTATGGAGATACTCAGCATACGTTTGTGGAGCGAAAAAATTACCGTGGAGTGTTTCTGCCAGGATACAAAGCTCCACTTTATGATGATGCATTAGGAAAAATACTATCACCAACTAATTTGGACTTTGTTGATCACGTGGTCGGGAATCAACCTGATTTACAAATGGAATCAACCGCTGCGTGGTACGAAAAAGTTCTGATGTTCCACCGATTCTGGTCTGTAGATGATAGTCAGATTCACACCGAATATTCCGCACTACGATCAATCGTGATGACCAACTACGAAGAGACTGTCAAAATGCCTATCAACGAACCAGCTAAAGGTAAGAAGAAATCTCAAATTGAAGAGTACGTGGATTACTATGGCGGGGCTGGAGTTCAGCATATCGCCTTGAACACTAGCAATATAATATTAGCCATCCAAAATCTTCGCGCAAGAGGCATGCATTTCCTCTCTGTGCCGGACACTTATTACGACCAGCTGCGAAAACGACTAGCATTGAGCAATATTAAGATCATTGAGGATATGAATGTTCTACAGAAATTGAACATTCTGATCGATTATGACGAAAACGGATATTTACTGCAAATCTTCACCAAAAATATGCAGGATCGACCAACACTGTTCTTGGAAGTTATCCAGAGACGCAATCATAAT GGATTTGGCGCCGGTAACTTCAAAGCATTATTCGAAGCAATCGAAGCTGATCAAGAGAAACGAGGAAATTTGTAA